One genomic window of Mycosarcoma maydis chromosome 20, whole genome shotgun sequence includes the following:
- a CDS encoding putative 20S proteasome subunit beta 7 translates to MINFHPGQSWSSQPNQAYVNMGTPSFSTAAASSSSDPTSHTSQPIVTGTSVLGIKYKDGIMLATDTLASYGSLARFMDITRISQFGQNTLIGASGDMSDWQYVQHMLNKLITSEDVAADGHNLTPTQIYAYLARVMYQRRSKINPLWNSFVLGGVDPKDGTPFLGYVDLLGTTFTSSTIATGFGLHLAQPLLRKMVEGREDTLTEAEAKEILENCMKVLFYRDARSLNRFRIAKVTRDGCEISEPYSVPTSWGFAEMLRGYGPQTQ, encoded by the coding sequence ATGATCAACTTCCACCCAGGCCAGAGCTGGTCCTCCCAGCCAAACCAGGCATATGTCAACATGGGCACGCCTTCGTTCAGCACGGCAGCTgcttcatcctcttccgacCCAACATCACACACTTCGCAACCCATCGTCACGGGTACGTCAGTGCTCGGTATCAAGTACAAGGATGGAATCATGCTGGCCACCGACACACTTGCCTCGTACGGCTCGCTCGCCCGTTTCATGGACATCACTCGAATCTCGCAGTTCGGTCAAAACACGCTGATCGGCGCTAGCGGTGACATGAGCGACTGGCAGTACGTCCAGCAcatgctcaacaagctcatcaCATCCGAAGATGTCGCTGCCGATGGACACAACTTGACACCTACCCAGATCTACGCCTATCTGGCCCGAGTGATGTATCAACGAAGATCGAAGATCAACCCTCTGTGGAACTCGTTTGTTCTCGGAGGCGTTGACCCCAAGGATGGCACGCCATTCTTAGGCTATGTGGATTTGCTCGGCACTACTttcaccagcagcaccatcGCCACTGGATTCGGTCTGCACTTGGCCCAACCGCTATTGCGAAAGATGGTCGAGGGCAGGGAGGACACTTTGAcggaagcagaggcaaaGGAAATTCTGGAGAACTGCATGAAGGTGTTGTTCTACCGTGATGCGAGATCTTTGAACAGATTCCGTATTGCTAAGGTTACAAGGGATGGATGCGAGATCTCGGAGCCGTACAGCGTTCCCACCTCTTGGGGCTTTGCTGAAATGCTGCGCGGCTACGGTCCTCAGACTCAATAG
- a CDS encoding uncharacterized protein (related to FET5 - multicopper oxidase), with amino-acid sequence MRLSLVSLALLGLAANHALAFPASLGDVKRNTDHAPYFDTDKSALDPDLTLGPDMLGSDDVDEFVRRIDQVLQSYEPDLSSFGLGPVPGFWPGHRHGDAHNHGPPHAHEDGHKDQGHQVPGSRPINGKPPKDTCKPKPPSGVSHKCEKRDFTPQTREFDWTITYGHSAPDGFLKKRILVNGQSPGPLIEANEGDTIVVKVRNLLDQGTSIHWHGMFQNSTPFMDGIAGFSQCPIPPRGHLTYRFKIEGQYGSYWWHSHSKMQYTDGLYGGLIVHSKRDPYQKCRDYDDERVFLFADNYHDFADYIVQQLLSANGYNGTAAAPSPQSGLINGAGQFNCAALAHAKGKQPGMPTRCTQLPTPTMDVEPNKKYRFRFINTGSHAQHIISIDNHELEVIAADGTPVKPHKVHRVPIHNGQRHDVFVDTNQGSDGDSFLLRSAMMTACFSFVDPLLDPVANLTLQYRLPGSKIAPKRPVPHDWKDAMGSQCQDLKDSELVPAIDTSVPPNHNLGSLGIFNSQFGNLQLANGTTLGRFFVDNVTQTNYVNKPYLEVTHAGGQINSSTVASLLIPDDVWVADIVINNEDSFLDHPFHLHATDMHIVARGSGSMTQAQWIALNQNAQPQNGNASALNLKNPLRRDTITVPRSSFVVVRIIPDLPGVWAMHCHIAMHVAEGLMAAIAIHPHKIRELKFSQEVLDLCLVSRAALNEVEPA; translated from the coding sequence ATGAGGCTTTCTTTGGTTTCATTGGCTCTGCTAGGGCTGGCCGCAAACCATGCTTTAGCTTTTCCCGCCTCACTCGGTGACGTCAAACGTAATACTGACCACGCGCCATACTTTGATACTGACAAGAGCGCGCTCGATCCGGACCTAACGCTCGGACCAGACATGTTGGGAAGCGATGATGTCGACGAATTTGTGCGTCGCATCGATCAGGTCCTCCAGAGCTACGAACCGGATCTGTCATCGTTTGGTCTCGGTCCGGTGCCCGGTTTCTGGCCAGGTCATCGTCATGGCGATGCACACAATCATGGACCACCTCATGCACATGAGGATGGTCACAAGGACCAGGGCCATCAAGTTCCCGGATCTCGCCCCATTAATGGCAAGCCCCCTAAAGACACCTGCAAGCCCAAACCCCCAAGCGGCGTTTCGCACAAGTGTGAAAAACGAGACTTTACCCCACAGACGCGCGAGTTCGACTGGACCATCACCTACGGTCATTCTGCTCCGGACGGCTTTCTCAAGAAACGTATCCTGGTCAACGGGCAGTCACCCGGACCTCTGATCGAAGCGAATGAAGGCGACACCATCGTTGTCAAGGTCAGAAATTTGCTCGACCAAGGCACCTCGATCCATTGGCACGGCATGTTCCAAAACAGTACGCCCTTCATGGACGGTATTGCCGGATTTTCGCAGTGTCCAATCCCTCCGCGTGGCCATCTCACGTATCGCTTCAAGATTGAGGGTCAGTACGGCTCTTACTGGTGGCACAGCCATTCCAAGATGCAATACACCGACGGTCTTTACGGCGGCTTGATCGTCCACTCCAAGAGAGACCCTTATCAGAAATGTCGAGACtatgacgacgagcgtgtGTTTTTGTTCGCCGACAACTACCACGACTTTGCCGACTACATTGTCCAGCAGCTACTTTCGGCGAATGGCTACAATGGAACGGCGGCAGCACCGTCGCCCCAGTCTGGTCTCATCAATGGAGCAGGTCAGTTTAACTGTGCTGCTTTGGCACATGCTAAGGGGAAGCAGCCAGGTATGCCAACCAGATGCACCCAACTACCCACGCCGACGATGGACGTCGAGCCCAACAAGAAATACCGCTTCCGTTTCATCAACACCGGTTCGCACGCTCAGCAcatcatctcgatcgacaaCCATGAGTTGGAGGTGATCGCCGCAGATGGTACGCCGGTCAAACCGCATAAAGTGCACCGTGTACCGATTCACAATGGTCAGAGGCACGATGTATTTGTTGACACAAACCAAGGTAGCGATGGCGACAGCTTCTTGCTGCGTtcagcgatgatgacggcTTGCTTCTCGTTTGTCGATCCACTGCTTGACCCTGTTGCCAACCTTACGTTGCAGTACAGGTTGCCTGGTAGTAAGATCGCTCCGAAGCGGCCAGTGCCGCACGATTGGAAGGATGCGATGGGCAGCCAGTGTCAAGACCTGAAGGATTCCGAGCTTGTTCCAGCTATCGACACGTCGGTTCCACCGAACCACAATCTGGGCtcgctcggcatcttcAACTCGCAGTTCGGTAACCTGCAGTTGGCCAACGGTACTACGCTCGGTCGGTTCTTTGTCGACAATGTTACGCAGACCAACTACGTCAACAAGCCGTACCTCGAAGTGACGCACGCGGGCGGGCAGATCAACTCGTCCACTGTCGCCTCACTGCTCATCCCGGACGATGTATGGGTTGCAGATATCGTCATCAACAACGAGGACAGCTTCCTGGACCATCCATTTCACCTCCACGCTACTGACATGCACATCGTCGCGCGTGGATCTGGATCTATGACGCAGGCGCAGTGGATAGCTTTGAACCAGAACGCACAGCCTCAAAATGGCAATGCGAGCGCGTTGAATTTGAAGAATCCGCTGAGGAGAGATACAATCACGGTGCCGCGCTCAAGTTTTGTGGTGGTTCGGATCATCCCGGATCTACCGGGTGTTTGGGCGATGCACTGTCACATTGCGATGCATGTGGCCGAGGGATTGATGGCGGCGATTGCGATTCATCCGCACAAGATCCGAGAGTTGAAGTTCAGTCAGGAGGTGTTGGATCTGTGCTTGGTCTCGCGCGCCGCACTGAACGAGGTCGAGCCGGCGTAG
- a CDS encoding uncharacterized protein (related to PRP11 - pre-mRNA splicing factor), whose protein sequence is MDFSSRGGNKGGGIAGASESNVDRRDRLRKLALETIDLAKDPYLLKNHLGGLECRLCLTLHTNEGSYLAHTQGKKHQTNLARRAAREAKENAYDSNKLITASAAESVPKKQFVKIGRPGYKVSKVREPLLEGGEGGRLGLLFQISLPEIKQGVMPMHRFMGSFEQKIETPDRNYQYLVVAAEPYETIAFKLQSREIDRKDTGLVTSSAPGARPKPEPSTWSYFDPDGKTFSIQVMFK, encoded by the coding sequence ATGGATTTTTCATCGAGAGGAGGCAACAAAGGTGGCGGTATTGCCGGAGCTTCTGAGAGCAATGTCGACCGTCGCGACCGTCTACGAAAGCTTGCACTCGAGACGATTGATCTCGCCAAAGATCCGTATCTTCTCAAAAACCATCTCGGCGGTCTCGAATGCAGACTCTGTTTGACACTGCACACAAACGAAGGAAGCTACCTCGCGCATACACAAGGCAAAAAACATCAAACGAaccttgctcgtcgagcagctaGGGAGGCCAAAGAAAATGCATACGACTCGAACAAGCTCATCactgcatctgctgctgaatCTGTACCGAAAAAGCAGTTTGTCAAGATCGGTCGTCCAGGTTACAAGGTCAGCAAAGTGCGCGAGCCACTGCTGGAAGGCGGCGAAGGTGGAAGACTGGGTCTGCTGTTTCAGATCTCATTGCCAGAGATCAAGCAAGGCGTGATGCCAATGCATCGGTTCATGGGCTCCTTTGAGCAAAAAATAGAAACCCCAGATCGCAATTATCAGTATCTCGTCGTAGCAGCCGAGCCATACGAAACGATAGCGTTCAAGCTCCAAAGCCGCGAAATTGACAGGAAAGACACAGGGCTTGTCACATCATCCGCTCCAGGCGCCAGGCCAAAACCCGAGCCTTCAACCTGGAGCTACTTTGACCCTGACGGCAAGACCTTTTCCATCCAAGTCATGTTCAAATGA